A segment of the Mycobacterium intracellulare ATCC 13950 genome:
CTCAACCCCTCATCGCTACGGAGCCGCACGATTAGATGTCTATGAAAGCCGAGAAGAGCAAAGAGAAGCTGGACCGCGCGATCAGCATTATTGGTCTCGTCAACGATCGCGATCACACCAGCGGTGTCGCCGCGGCGAGCGTGCAGGGTGAGTACAGCAGCGCGGCGATAGTCGCCGAAATCGGGCGAGATCTGGTTCTCGGTCATGGTTCGTTCCTTCCGGTGGGGGCTGGTTGGGGATGGCAATTCTGGACATGCGAAACGTGACTATGGAGCAGAAATGCTGGGCAAGCGGTCGCTGCGAGGTCGCCGTGCGCGACCGGTGCCCACCCCCCGGGCGATTGGGCTCGAGCTCGTGCCGCGGCGGTCATGGTTGCCTGGCCCTGAGTGGGATCACCTGCGCGGGTTGGGTGTGGTCTTCGTCGTCGAGGCGGTGCGTTATCTCGACGAGTACGTGCAGGAGCTGTAGTGCTTCGGTCGCGGTCAAGTCGCTGGGCGCTATGCGATTCCATCGTCGCGCTATCTCGCCGAGTATCGGTGTCAGGTCCAGGCTGACGTTGGCGGTGCTCACGATGCCTCCGGTGCGAGGGCGGTCGTCAGAGATGTGTCGGCCGGTTCAGGTGTTGTATTTACAAGAGGTGTGGGCGGCCAGAGGACTTCGTACGCGCCGGCGGGCGTACCGCACCATGCATGCGCGTACTCGGTTGAGCGCCGGGCGGAGTGTGCGTGGCGGCCTCTGCAATATGGACATCGCACCTCGAAGGACGTGAGGCGCCCGTCTGGGTCTGATTGAAAGCTGACGACGCGCGCGTGCCGGCGGTCGACGTGCGCGGCGGTGGTCATCAGCTCGCCTTCGCCGTGCAGAAGTCACAGACTCCGGTGTCAGACCGGGCGGGTGCGCGCGAGCATTCGGGACAGATGGGCGGTGGGTTTAGCCGGGCGTTGGCGTTAGCCAGGGCGACCATGACGCGGTCGGTTTGGCCGGGGGTATCTGGTTTCAGACCACCGGGTGGAATGCCAGTTGCGCCCGTCTCAAACAGTTGGCGCGACTGCAGATTTGGCGCAGTCGCGCCATTGTGTTCCTGCAGGTCGTCGCCAGTTGTGCCAGTCGCGCCAAGGTTTTGAGAGGCGGGGGTGTCGGCACTGTGGTTGGCGGGACTGTCCAGATGCCACCACGTCACCCTTGGAAAGCCGCGGCTTTCGACGACGACGCCGAGCGACTTGACGGCGCGTTGTAGCGTTCGTTCGCGGATTCCGACCTTCGCGGCGCCGACCTTGACAGCTTTCGATGGTGCCGCGCCTTGCTCGGTCAGGTAATCGGACAGCCACTGTTCGGCCTCGGTGGCTGCGCCCTGATCTTCGTCACGTGGATCGGACAGCAAGGTGTGCGCGGTGTGGTTGGTCTGGCCTTCCCACTGCACCCGGGCCACACCGTGGTCGCCGGCCTCGATGAGCCGGTATGCCAGGGAGTCGGGTCGTGGGCCGAGGTTGGATTTGACCGAGGCGAGAACTCGCCGTTCGGGGTCCTCGGGGTCTGGCGCCACGAGCATCCCGGCGCGCGCAGCGCCGACAATGCCGATTGAGCCGCCGCCGCGGTAGAGGGGATCGCCGCCCTTCGCCTTATTCAGATGGCGGAGAAGCAGTACTGTGCAACCGGTTCTGTCCGCCAGTGCGGCCAGGCGTGATAGCACTCGTCGGATGTCTTGGTCCTTGTGGGAGTCCGTGCCGGTGGGAAGGTAAGCCATGATGACATCGACGACGAGCAGTCGCGCGTCAGTCTCGATGATGGCTTCCTCCAAGGCCAGGACGTCGGCCAAGGTCGGCGGGCGCAACACTCGTTCGCCGTCCTCGTCGACGAGGGGAATGCCCTCAATTGCGTGAACCTTCGTGACGTCAGCGCCCGCCGCATCCAGGCGGGGACGCACTGTATCGGCTAAGCCGTCTTCTGCCGACATCAGCAGAACGGATCCCGGGTACTCGCATCGGGTACCGTCCGGCCATTGGCCGCCAGTGGTGACTACTGCTGCGAATTCGTCTGACAGGGTGGACTTTCCAAGGCCTGGATCGCCGTCGAGAGTGACCGGCTTGCCGCGCGGAAGCCAACCCTGCCATAACCACGTAACACGCTCTGGCTTTACGTCGGACAGTCGAGTCAGCGCGACCGTGGAGGCGCGGCTGACAGCCGCGTTCATGCGAGCACCTCGCCGCATGCGTGGTGCAGAAATTCGGCGAGCTCCCGGTCGCGGCCGCCACGACGCCACAATGCGCGACGGACGTCCAAAGGCGTCAGTGGAATTTGGCCAGTCGCCAGCACGTGCTCGGCGGCATCGCGCCATCCGTCAATTGCTTTGTCGGACAGGGGCGGCTCGGTGCAGCGGCATGGCCAGGGGTCACGGCATCCGCAGTCGAGCGGCACACTTCGATGTGCCGCGAGCCGCCGACGTCGGAGCTGGGTTGAAGTGTCCCGGGGCGGCGGTGTGCATGGCACCCGGCACAGGCGGGGTCTGAGGGGTACATTGTTGTCATCCGCTGCTGTTGTGGAGGCCGCCTCGTTGCCCGCGAGGCGGCTTTCTTTATCAGGCGGACTCACGCTGCACCGCCGAAGGGCTGCATTGCAGCGTCAATTTCGTTGAGATCCAGGCGGATTAGCCGCTTTCCGGAGCGGTAGGCGGTCAGCCGCCCGTCAGACACCATTTGTCTGATCGTGCGGTCGGTGACTTGTAGATACTCCGCAGCTTCGCTGATCTTGACGTAGCGGCGGCCCCCGGAAGCGTTTAGCTTGTTGGGTCGACCAAGATGATTTGCCATTTCGGACTCCGTAGGCGTCGAAGTGTCGACCGCCTAACCGGATTGTCCGGGGACGTGGCGCTACATGAGCGCAGTGGAAACGTTACACCTAGAGTTGATGATTTTGGCGGATCAACTCGCTAAGAGGAATTTCGTGTCGGCTCATGACGTCCAACAAATCAACGATGGCCGCTAGCCGCTCGTCCCGCATTTGTAGCTGCAAGTCCTGCGCGTGGTCGCGACCCTGGTTGCAGCGAATGATCCACGTGGTGTGCCCTTTGAGGGACGATTCCGTGACCGAGGCCTCGGTCCAGGCCGACGTCAGCTGTTCCTGAGGCAGCGTTACAGCAGCTTCGCCGTCGCCCATCTCTACGGCGCCGGGCGAACCGATTACAACCTGAGCCGAACCCTTCTCTGTCACAACGATTACTGGCCGATCTGGGCGCTGATCGACAATCAGCGCGAGCGGTCTTCCGCAGCAAATAACCGCATAGTTAGGCACGTCACTCCCCTTTGTCTTGAACCATTTTCGACAGCAGCGCCGCGATCTGGCGGTCGCGGCCTTGCGCGGCGTGCTGGTATCGCATGGCGGCCTGTGGCGTCGAATGCCCAAGGCGTGCCATCAGTTCCGCGAGCGTGGCACCGGTAGCCGCAGCTAATACAGCACCGCTGTGGCGTAGGTCGTGCCAACGGAGGTCGTCGCGTTTGGCCACTGAGCGTGCCCTATAGAACTGGCGGTACAAGCTGGCTGGCGCCAGGTGGCCGCCTTGCACGGCGGGAAACAATAG
Coding sequences within it:
- a CDS encoding AAA family ATPase, whose protein sequence is MNAAVSRASTVALTRLSDVKPERVTWLWQGWLPRGKPVTLDGDPGLGKSTLSDEFAAVVTTGGQWPDGTRCEYPGSVLLMSAEDGLADTVRPRLDAAGADVTKVHAIEGIPLVDEDGERVLRPPTLADVLALEEAIIETDARLLVVDVIMAYLPTGTDSHKDQDIRRVLSRLAALADRTGCTVLLLRHLNKAKGGDPLYRGGGSIGIVGAARAGMLVAPDPEDPERRVLASVKSNLGPRPDSLAYRLIEAGDHGVARVQWEGQTNHTAHTLLSDPRDEDQGAATEAEQWLSDYLTEQGAAPSKAVKVGAAKVGIRERTLQRAVKSLGVVVESRGFPRVTWWHLDSPANHSADTPASQNLGATGTTGDDLQEHNGATAPNLQSRQLFETGATGIPPGGLKPDTPGQTDRVMVALANANARLNPPPICPECSRAPARSDTGVCDFCTAKAS
- a CDS encoding excisionase family DNA-binding protein yields the protein MANHLGRPNKLNASGGRRYVKISEAAEYLQVTDRTIRQMVSDGRLTAYRSGKRLIRLDLNEIDAAMQPFGGAA